GCCGTGATAGGGATTGAACAGGAGATATTCGGACCAGCGGTCGCATTCGCCCGTCTCTTCCTGTAATTCGAGATAGCCGATCACTGCCCATTCGACGTCGAACAGCGGGCCGCGCGTGCCGAGCGGCAGCGTGAGCGCGGCGCCCGCCTGCGCCTTTTCGGCGACGAGCTTGATCTCGGAAGTGGCGACGTCGAGCGCGCTGCCGCAATATTGGCAGACGATGAGGGTGGTGAACCCTGCCGCGCGCAATTCGAGGCTGCCGCCGCAGGACGGGCAGTCGATCGCCTTGACCGACGGGGTCGCGATGGTCTGATAATCGTTCATGCGACCCCCTCGAAACGAGGCGCGGCCCAGTCATCGAAGCGCCGCAGCCCGCGCGGGGCGAGTTCATCGAGGCGGCGATAATCGCCCATCCACAGCCCGGCGCCATTGGCATCGCGCTGATAGGTCAGCGCGACCCCCAGCTTGTGGCGACAGTCGAGCGAGACGCGCTCGAAACGGGCGGGGACGACATGGGGCAGATGCCCTTCGCTGGCGATGCAGCGGATGGTCTTCACGTCGGCGACGGTGAAATATTGGTCGCGCAGCTTGATCTGCTTGCCGAGCGCGGCGCGGCCGCGGCGCGACAGGGCGTCGATGCTCTCCATGACCGCGGGCTCGGGCTCGATCGGCGACATCATCATGTAGAGGCCGGTTTCCTCGGCGACCCAGGCGTGGCGGCCGCCGGGGAGTTCACACAGCCATTCGTTCCAGCTGCCGCGCGTCCAGGCCCAGCGTTCGCGCCCGACGAGGACGCCGCGCGTGCCTTCGATCATGAGGCTGGTGCCGAGTTGCAGGGGGCTGACGTCGAAGGGCATATGGCCGCTGTCGCCGACCTTCTCGATTCCGCCGCGCTCGATCATGAGCATGGAATCGCACGAGGCGCAGGTGACCACCGGCAGGCCGGGCAGCGCGCCCTCGACGCCGGCGCCGCATTGCGGGCAGTTCAACGCATCCACTTTGCCGCTCCCCCCGAAGCCCGCTAGCCCAGCCGGGCCAGCAATTCGGCCTTCTTGGCGTTATATTCCTCTTCGGACAAGGCGCCTGCGACGTGCAGCTTGTGCAGCTTCTCGATCAGTTCGAGCGGATCGCCCTGCGGTTCGGGCGAAGATGCGGCCGGAGCGGAGGACGGCGCGGCGATCTGGGGGGCGTTGCCGAGCCCGCCCGCCATCACCTGCCCCATCGCCATGGCCGCTGCGATGCCAGCGCCAGCGCCAGCGACGCCGCCCGAGGCGCTTGCGGCTTCATCGAGCGTGTCGGCCGCCTTGAAGCGGGCATATTGATCGAGGTCGCCGATGGCGCGCATCGAGCCGCCGCTGTCGATCGCTTCCTGCACCGCCTCGGGCAGCGACAGGCTTTCGACGAACAGGCTGGGTATCTCGATGCCCCACTGGTCGGTGGCATTGTCGGCGGCCTGCCTGAGCTTGTCGGACAAGGCCTGCTGGTTGGCGGCAAGGTCGAGGAAGGGGATGTCGCCCGCGCCCAGCACGGCGGCAAGGCTGGTGGCGATGATCGAGCGCATCTGCGCCTCCATCTCGGCGACATGCAGTTCGGCGAGATTGGCGAAGGTGGTGCGGTAGAAATGCTCGACGTCGCCGATGCGGAAGGAATAGGTGCCGAAGGCGCGGATGCGCAGGACGCCGAATTCGGGGTCGCGGACGGTGATCGGCTGGGCGGTCCCCCATTTGAGGCCGGTCTGTTCGCGCGTCGAGAAGAAGGTGACGTCGGACTTGAAGGGCGATTTGAAGCCCTTGTCCCAATTCTTCAGGTTGGTGAGCAGCGGCAGCGTGTCGGTGTCGAGCTTGAACAGCCCGGCGGGCAGGCAGTCGGTCACCTCGCCATTGTTGAGGAAGATCGCCTGTTGCCCGTCGCGCACCGTGAGCTGGGCGCCATATTGGATTTCATTGTCCTCCATCGGCACGCGCCAGGCGAGTTGGCCGGGGGACTGCTCCCATTCGATGACGTCGATGAACTGCTTGGAAAAGAACCCCATTTTTTCCCCACGCGACAGGCTGAAACACTCGCAGGGGATATCAGCATGAAGCGGCATCGGCGGCAAGGGAAAGCGCGCGCGTCCGACGTGAAAAAGCCGCGCTCGCCACTGTCGGACGAGCGCGGCTTTCGCTGTTTCATCGGGCCAAACGGGGCCGGGTGAGCAAGAGCTCCCCGGCCCCGCCCTCTCAATTGTAACGAGAGAGAGGCCCGTCGGCGCCCCCGCGTGGCGGGGACGAAAACTCTTAGCTCTGGTAGAAGATGTGGGTGCCGACCTTGGCGACTTCGTTGAAGGCGGGAGCCCAATGCGGATTGACGTAGTCGGCATGGTACCAGAGCACCTCGCCACGCACGACTTCATAGGCGTCGTCGATGGCGACCTGGGCGACGGCCTTGGCGGTGTCCCAGGGCTTCATCTCGGTGATGCGCGGGAAGCGACGGTTCTGGACGAAGCTGAACTGCGCCTTCTGCTTGATGACGTCGCACCAATTGTCGGGATAGCGCTCGCTCTCGGTGCGGTTGATCACCACGTCGGCGACCGCCAGCTGCCCCTCGAGGCTCTCGCCGCGCGCTTCGAAATAGATCGCGTTGGCGAGGCACCATTCCTGTTCGGTGAGTTCGCTATCGGCGATGCCGCGATTGTTCTCGACCATCTCGTCGAGCGTGAACTGCTCGTCCTCGGCGATCTCCGCAGCGCGGTCGAGGAAGGCGGCGCGGGTGGCGTCGTCGAGACCCGGACCCGTGGCGGCAGTGATGTGGGCGGAAACCTGGGCGCCACCGGCGGTGGCAAGCAAAGCGGCACCAATGACGGGCGCGAGGCCCGAACTACGAAGCTTGATCAATTGTGTCTCTTATGACGTGCGGCCGTGCGTTCATCCGCCAGCAGGCTCGTCCCTGCTAGTGCGGCGGTTGATCCGACTTGTCCGTCTCGCTCTCGCTCTCCACCAACCCTCCACGGCGGTGCGAGCCCTCGCTCTCTCTCGTTACAAGGATCAATTTAGTTCCTTGTTGAAATAAAAAAAGGCGCCGAGCGGTAAACGGATGTTGCACTGCGACGAAATGTGCAACCCGTTGTTTTTCTTGGGTTTTTCTTTCGAATACATGAACGAATAGCTGTCCGTTAAATGAACGAAAAAGGCCCCCGCCGCAGTTCATCGGCGAGGGCCTTCGGTTCGTCGGCGGGCGATATTTCGCCCTTTTGTCCGAATCAGACGGCAGCAGCGTCCTTGCGGCTCATCTTCTTGCGCTCATGCGTGTCGAGATAGCGCTTGCGCAGGCGGATGGCGCCGGGCGTGACCTCGACCAGTTCATCGTCCTGGATATAGGCGATGGCCTGTTCGAGCGTCATGCGACGCGGCGGGGTGAGGCGGATGCCTTCATCCTTGCCCGAGGCGCGGAAGTTGGTGAGCTGCTTGGACTTCTGGGCGTTGACCTCGAGGTCCTGCGGCTTGGCATTCTCGCCGATCACCATGCCCGCATAGAGCGGGTCGCCGGGCGAGATGAAGAGGATGCCGCGATCTTCGAGCGCGTTCAGCGCATAAGCGACTGCATCGCCTTTCTCCATCGAGATGAGCGCACCATTCTGGCGACCCTCGATCTTGCCCTTGTAGGGGCCGTAGCGTTCGAACACGCGGTTCATGATGCCGGTGCCGCGGGTGTCCGACAGGAACTCGCCGTGATAGCCGATGAGGCCGCGCGAGGGGGCGCTGAAGGTCAGGCGGGTCTTGCCTTGGCCCGAGGGACGCATGTCGGTCATCTCGGCCTTGCGCATCGCCATCTTCTCGACGACGGTGCCCGAATAATCGTCATCGACGTCGACGACGACGGTTTCATAGGGCTCCTCGCGGCCGTCGGGACCGTCCTTGAGGAGGACGCGCGGGCGGCTGATCGACAATTCGAAGCCCTCGCGGCGCATATTCTCGATGAGCACGCCAAGCTGCAGTTCGCCGCGGCCGGCGACCTCGAAGGCATCCTTGTCGGCGCTTTCGCTGACGCGGATCGCGACATTGGTCTCGGCCTCGCGCTCGAGGCGCTCGCGGATGACGCGGCTCTGCACCTTGTCGCCGTCCTGGCCGGCGAAGGGGCTGTCGTTGACCGCGAAGGTCATGCTGAGCGTCGGCGGATCGATTTCCGAGGCCGGGACCGGCTCGGTGATGGTCGGGGTGCCGATGGTATTCGACACGGTCGCGGTCATGAGGCCGGCGATGGCGACGATGTCGCCCGCCTTGGCCGTCTCGACCGGCACGCGTTCGAGGCCCTGGAAGGCGAACAGCTTGGAGATGCGCGCGTCTTCGACCTTGTTGCCGTTGACGTCGATGGCGCGAACGGGATCGCCGACCTTCAAGGTGCCCTGCTCGATGCGGCCGGTCAGGATGCGGCCGAGGAAGTTGTCGCGGTCGAGGAGCGTGGCGAGCATCTTGAACTCGCCCTCGGTGTCGAGACCGGGTGCGGGGACATGGTCGACGATCGTTTCGAACAGCGGCGTGAGATTGCCCTCGCGCGCCGCCGGATCGGTCGAGGCGAAGCCCGAGCGGCCCGAGGCGTAGAGCGCAGGAAAGTCGAGCTGTTCGTCATTGGCATCGAGCGTCAGGAAGAGTTCGAACACCTCGTCGAGCACCTCGGCCTCGCGCGCATCGGGGCGGTCGATCTTGTTGACGACGACGATGGGGCGAAGGCCGAGGCCGAGCGCCTTCTGGCAGACGAACTTGGTCTGGGGCATCGGGCCTTCGGCGGCATCGACGAGCAGGATCACGCCGTCGACCATCGAGAGGATGCGTTCCACCTCGGCGCCGAAGTCGGCGTGGCCGGGAGTGTCGACGATGTTGATGCGCACGGGCTCGCGGCCCTCGCCTTCCCACACGATCGAGGTGCATTTGGCGAGGATGGTGATCCCGCGCTCTTTTTCGAGGTCGTTCGAATCCATCGCGCGTTCTTCCACGCGCTGGTTGTCGCGGAAGGTGCCCGACTGGCGGAAAAGCTGGTCGACGAGGGTAGTCTTGCCATGATCGACGTGCGCGATGATGGCTACGTTGCGAAGCTGCATGTATCTTGTCCGGTTAGGAGGTTTGGCGGCCCCCTAGCCGAAAAGACGGTGCAATCCTAGTCCAATAGCGTCGGTTAGCGCTGAAAGGGCGGCATGCGCCCCGCGGCGGCATCGCGGCGGCTCTGGTGATAGACGGCGGCGAGCAGGTGCACGACG
The nucleotide sequence above comes from Sphingomicrobium arenosum. Encoded proteins:
- a CDS encoding DUF4178 domain-containing protein, whose translation is MDALNCPQCGAGVEGALPGLPVVTCASCDSMLMIERGGIEKVGDSGHMPFDVSPLQLGTSLMIEGTRGVLVGRERWAWTRGSWNEWLCELPGGRHAWVAEETGLYMMMSPIEPEPAVMESIDALSRRGRAALGKQIKLRDQYFTVADVKTIRCIASEGHLPHVVPARFERVSLDCRHKLGVALTYQRDANGAGLWMGDYRRLDELAPRGLRRFDDWAAPRFEGVA
- a CDS encoding SPFH domain-containing protein, with amino-acid sequence MGFFSKQFIDVIEWEQSPGQLAWRVPMEDNEIQYGAQLTVRDGQQAIFLNNGEVTDCLPAGLFKLDTDTLPLLTNLKNWDKGFKSPFKSDVTFFSTREQTGLKWGTAQPITVRDPEFGVLRIRAFGTYSFRIGDVEHFYRTTFANLAELHVAEMEAQMRSIIATSLAAVLGAGDIPFLDLAANQQALSDKLRQAADNATDQWGIEIPSLFVESLSLPEAVQEAIDSGGSMRAIGDLDQYARFKAADTLDEAASASGGVAGAGAGIAAAMAMGQVMAGGLGNAPQIAAPSSAPAASSPEPQGDPLELIEKLHKLHVAGALSEEEYNAKKAELLARLG
- a CDS encoding cell wall hydrolase; this translates as MIKLRSSGLAPVIGAALLATAGGAQVSAHITAATGPGLDDATRAAFLDRAAEIAEDEQFTLDEMVENNRGIADSELTEQEWCLANAIYFEARGESLEGQLAVADVVINRTESERYPDNWCDVIKQKAQFSFVQNRRFPRITEMKPWDTAKAVAQVAIDDAYEVVRGEVLWYHADYVNPHWAPAFNEVAKVGTHIFYQS
- the typA gene encoding translational GTPase TypA, with product MQLRNVAIIAHVDHGKTTLVDQLFRQSGTFRDNQRVEERAMDSNDLEKERGITILAKCTSIVWEGEGREPVRINIVDTPGHADFGAEVERILSMVDGVILLVDAAEGPMPQTKFVCQKALGLGLRPIVVVNKIDRPDAREAEVLDEVFELFLTLDANDEQLDFPALYASGRSGFASTDPAAREGNLTPLFETIVDHVPAPGLDTEGEFKMLATLLDRDNFLGRILTGRIEQGTLKVGDPVRAIDVNGNKVEDARISKLFAFQGLERVPVETAKAGDIVAIAGLMTATVSNTIGTPTITEPVPASEIDPPTLSMTFAVNDSPFAGQDGDKVQSRVIRERLEREAETNVAIRVSESADKDAFEVAGRGELQLGVLIENMRREGFELSISRPRVLLKDGPDGREEPYETVVVDVDDDYSGTVVEKMAMRKAEMTDMRPSGQGKTRLTFSAPSRGLIGYHGEFLSDTRGTGIMNRVFERYGPYKGKIEGRQNGALISMEKGDAVAYALNALEDRGILFISPGDPLYAGMVIGENAKPQDLEVNAQKSKQLTNFRASGKDEGIRLTPPRRMTLEQAIAYIQDDELVEVTPGAIRLRKRYLDTHERKKMSRKDAAAV